In Canis lupus familiaris isolate Mischka breed German Shepherd chromosome 9, alternate assembly UU_Cfam_GSD_1.0, whole genome shotgun sequence, a single window of DNA contains:
- the ZDHHC12 gene encoding palmitoyltransferase ZDHHC12 isoform X2, with product MAPWALLSPGVLVRTGHTVLTWGITLVLFLHDTALRQWEEQGELLLPLTFLLLVLGSLLLYLAVSLMDPGYVNVQPQPQEEAKEEQTAMVPQAIPLRRCRYCLVLPLRARHCRECRRCVRRYDHHCPWMENCVGERNHPLFVAYLALQLVVLLWGLYLAWSGLHFFQPWGLWLRSSGLLFATFLLLSVFSLVASLLLASHLYLVASNTTTWEFISSHRIAYLRQRPSNPFDRGLTRNLAHFFCGWPSGSWEALWAEGEEEEEGGSQAV from the exons ATGGCGCCCTGGGCGCTCCtcagtcctggggtcctggtgcGGACCGGGCACACTGTGCTGACCTGGGGGATCACGCTGGTGCTCTTCTTGCACGATACCG CGCTGCGGCAGTGGGAAGAGCAGGGAGAGCTGCTCCTGCCCCTCACCTTCCTGCTCCTCGTGCTGGGTTCCCTGCTGCTCTACCTGGCCGTGTCGCTCATGGACCCAGGCTATGTGAatgtccagccccagccccag GAGGAGGCCAAGGAGGAGCAGACAGCCATGGTTCCTCAAGCCATCCCCCTTCGGCGCTGCAGATACTGCCTGGTGCTG CCCTTGCGGGCCCGGCACTGCCGGGAGTGCCGTCGCTGTGTGCGCCGCTACGACCACCACTGCCCCTGGATGGAGAACTGCGTGGGAGAACGCAACCACCCGCTCTTCGTGGCCTACCTGGCGCTGCAGCTGGTGGTGCTTCTGTGGGGCCTGTACCTGGCATG GTCTGGCCTCCATTTCTTCCAGCCCTGGGGGCTATGGCTGCGGTCCAGCGGGCTGTTGTTTGCCACCTTCCTGCTGCTCTCCGTCTTCTCTTTGGTGGCCAGCCTGCTCCTCGCCTCACACCTCTACCTGGTGGCCAGTAACACCACCACCTGGGAGTTCATCTCCTCGCACCGCATTGCCTACCTCCGCCAGCGCCCCAGCAACCCCTTCGACCGCGGCCTGACCCGCAACCTGGCCCACTTCTTCTGCGGATggccctcagggtcctgggaggccCTCTGGGccgagggagaggaggaggaggagggcggcaGCCAGGCTGTTTAG
- the ZDHHC12 gene encoding palmitoyltransferase ZDHHC12 isoform X1 has translation MAPWALLSPGVLVRTGHTVLTWGITLVLFLHDTALRQWEEQGELLLPLTFLLLVLGSLLLYLAVSLMDPGYVNVQPQPQEEAKEEQTAMVPQAIPLRRCRYCLVLQPLRARHCRECRRCVRRYDHHCPWMENCVGERNHPLFVAYLALQLVVLLWGLYLAWSGLHFFQPWGLWLRSSGLLFATFLLLSVFSLVASLLLASHLYLVASNTTTWEFISSHRIAYLRQRPSNPFDRGLTRNLAHFFCGWPSGSWEALWAEGEEEEEGGSQAV, from the exons ATGGCGCCCTGGGCGCTCCtcagtcctggggtcctggtgcGGACCGGGCACACTGTGCTGACCTGGGGGATCACGCTGGTGCTCTTCTTGCACGATACCG CGCTGCGGCAGTGGGAAGAGCAGGGAGAGCTGCTCCTGCCCCTCACCTTCCTGCTCCTCGTGCTGGGTTCCCTGCTGCTCTACCTGGCCGTGTCGCTCATGGACCCAGGCTATGTGAatgtccagccccagccccag GAGGAGGCCAAGGAGGAGCAGACAGCCATGGTTCCTCAAGCCATCCCCCTTCGGCGCTGCAGATACTGCCTGGTGCTG cAGCCCTTGCGGGCCCGGCACTGCCGGGAGTGCCGTCGCTGTGTGCGCCGCTACGACCACCACTGCCCCTGGATGGAGAACTGCGTGGGAGAACGCAACCACCCGCTCTTCGTGGCCTACCTGGCGCTGCAGCTGGTGGTGCTTCTGTGGGGCCTGTACCTGGCATG GTCTGGCCTCCATTTCTTCCAGCCCTGGGGGCTATGGCTGCGGTCCAGCGGGCTGTTGTTTGCCACCTTCCTGCTGCTCTCCGTCTTCTCTTTGGTGGCCAGCCTGCTCCTCGCCTCACACCTCTACCTGGTGGCCAGTAACACCACCACCTGGGAGTTCATCTCCTCGCACCGCATTGCCTACCTCCGCCAGCGCCCCAGCAACCCCTTCGACCGCGGCCTGACCCGCAACCTGGCCCACTTCTTCTGCGGATggccctcagggtcctgggaggccCTCTGGGccgagggagaggaggaggaggagggcggcaGCCAGGCTGTTTAG
- the ZDHHC12 gene encoding palmitoyltransferase ZDHHC12 isoform X4: MAPWALLSPGVLVRTGHTVLTWGITLVLFLHDTALRQWEEQGELLLPLTFLLLVLGSLLLYLAVSLMDPGYVNVQPQPQEEAKEEQTAMVPQAIPLRRCRYCLVLQPLRARHCRECRRCVRRYDHHCPWMENCVGERNHPLFVAYLALQLVVLLWGLYLACPGGYGCGPAGCCLPPSCCSPSSLWWPACSSPHTSTWWPVTPPPGSSSPRTALPTSASAPATPSTAA; this comes from the exons ATGGCGCCCTGGGCGCTCCtcagtcctggggtcctggtgcGGACCGGGCACACTGTGCTGACCTGGGGGATCACGCTGGTGCTCTTCTTGCACGATACCG CGCTGCGGCAGTGGGAAGAGCAGGGAGAGCTGCTCCTGCCCCTCACCTTCCTGCTCCTCGTGCTGGGTTCCCTGCTGCTCTACCTGGCCGTGTCGCTCATGGACCCAGGCTATGTGAatgtccagccccagccccag GAGGAGGCCAAGGAGGAGCAGACAGCCATGGTTCCTCAAGCCATCCCCCTTCGGCGCTGCAGATACTGCCTGGTGCTG cAGCCCTTGCGGGCCCGGCACTGCCGGGAGTGCCGTCGCTGTGTGCGCCGCTACGACCACCACTGCCCCTGGATGGAGAACTGCGTGGGAGAACGCAACCACCCGCTCTTCGTGGCCTACCTGGCGCTGCAGCTGGTGGTGCTTCTGTGGGGCCTGTACCTGGCATG CCCTGGGGGCTATGGCTGCGGTCCAGCGGGCTGTTGTTTGCCACCTTCCTGCTGCTCTCCGTCTTCTCTTTGGTGGCCAGCCTGCTCCTCGCCTCACACCTCTACCTGGTGGCCAGTAACACCACCACCTGGGAGTTCATCTCCTCGCACCGCATTGCCTACCTCCGCCAGCGCCCCAGCAACCCCTTCGACCGCGGCCTGA
- the ZDHHC12 gene encoding palmitoyltransferase ZDHHC12 isoform X3, which translates to MAPWALLSPGVLVRTGHTVLTWGITLVLFLHDTASSCLALAPDSLSSSGLSSAAAVGRAGRAAPAPHLPAPRAGFPAALPGRVAHGPRLCECPAPAPGGGQGGADSHGSSSHPPSALQILPGAAALAGPALPGVPSLCAPLRPPLPLDGELRGRTQPPALRGLPGAAAGGASVGPVPGMVWPPFLPALGAMAAVQRAVVCHLPAALRLLFGGQPAPRLTPLPGGQ; encoded by the exons ATGGCGCCCTGGGCGCTCCtcagtcctggggtcctggtgcGGACCGGGCACACTGTGCTGACCTGGGGGATCACGCTGGTGCTCTTCTTGCACGATACCG CTTCCTCCTGTTTGGCTCTGGCCCCAGACTCACTCTCCTCCTCCGGCCTCTCCAGCGCTGCGGCAGTGGGAAGAGCAGGGAGAGCTGCTCCTGCCCCTCACCTTCCTGCTCCTCGTGCTGGGTTCCCTGCTGCTCTACCTGGCCGTGTCGCTCATGGACCCAGGCTATGTGAatgtccagccccagccccag GAGGAGGCCAAGGAGGAGCAGACAGCCATGGTTCCTCAAGCCATCCCCCTTCGGCGCTGCAGATACTGCCTGGTGCTG cAGCCCTTGCGGGCCCGGCACTGCCGGGAGTGCCGTCGCTGTGTGCGCCGCTACGACCACCACTGCCCCTGGATGGAGAACTGCGTGGGAGAACGCAACCACCCGCTCTTCGTGGCCTACCTGGCGCTGCAGCTGGTGGTGCTTCTGTGGGGCCTGTACCTGGCATG GTCTGGCCTCCATTTCTTCCAGCCCTGGGGGCTATGGCTGCGGTCCAGCGGGCTGTTGTTTGCCACCTTCCTGCTGCTCTCCGTCTTCTCTTTGGTGGCCAGCCTGCTCCTCGCCTCACACCTCTACCTGGTGGCCAGTAA